In one Chitinophaga sancti genomic region, the following are encoded:
- a CDS encoding glycoside hydrolase family 31 protein — protein sequence MQVTTSSGKYSVKHYPDTIKEWKKEGNYFYFYTSETILEVRIISDKIIRFRYAADGKFQRDFSYAVSDRLEETPVNFGLREYEENFELFTDILRIYINRDDLRLTITDSEGRIINQDEMGFHWQYYLQKGGKIVYCSKQIQEGECFYGMGDKPTDLNMHGKRVENYGTDAYGYQKDTDPLYRNIPFYYGLHQGIGYGIFFDNTFRTIFDFGKERENTTSFWARGGEMNYYFIYGPELLQVAEGYTKITGTPDLPPLWALGYQQCRWSYYPDKRVREIAAEFRKREIPCDVIHLDIDYMEGFRCFTWSKEGFPEPVKLIKDLAAMGFKIVVIIDPGIKVDPDYAIYQQGIQKDYFCKRADGALMEGDVWPGKCVFPDYTNPEVRKWWASLFKGLVDTGVRGVWNDMNEPAVFEMGSFPEDVRHDYDGEAVSHRKAHNIYGHLMSKSTEAGMRKYLMPHRPFVISRSCYAGAQRWTSLWTGDNVSSWDHLWLATIQAQRLAVSGISFVGSDIGGFIGEPDGELYVRWVQLAVFHPLMRTHSASNETGFNQEPWSFGGEYEVVAKKFIQLRYQLLPYLYTTFWQYSVNGTPMMRPLAFVDQHDVQTHDRTHEFMLGDNLLISHVSEKGMKEKEVYLPEGHWYYYWNDLVYTGKQSVKIATPLDEMPLFVKAGAVIPHYNKIQYVEQRDAEEMILHVYYSDVVASSVLYEDAGDHYGYKNGQYNNIRFKQVSTKSQFELRKRFFGNYDAAYKKHHIYIHGLPFKPKEYIIDGKAVKLSAANATGGIFKIIAERKFETLVIR from the coding sequence ATGCAAGTAACGACCTCATCTGGTAAGTATTCGGTAAAACACTACCCGGATACAATTAAGGAATGGAAAAAAGAAGGCAACTACTTCTATTTTTATACATCGGAGACCATCCTGGAAGTAAGGATCATATCAGATAAGATCATCCGGTTCCGCTATGCTGCTGATGGAAAGTTTCAACGTGATTTCTCGTATGCGGTAAGCGACCGCCTGGAAGAAACACCTGTCAACTTTGGACTTCGGGAATACGAAGAAAATTTCGAACTCTTCACTGACATTTTGCGCATCTACATCAACCGCGATGATCTGCGCCTCACCATTACCGATTCGGAAGGCCGCATCATCAACCAGGATGAAATGGGCTTCCACTGGCAGTATTACCTGCAGAAGGGCGGTAAGATCGTGTACTGCAGTAAGCAGATCCAGGAAGGAGAATGCTTCTACGGAATGGGCGATAAGCCAACCGATCTGAACATGCATGGCAAACGCGTAGAGAACTATGGTACAGATGCCTATGGCTATCAGAAAGACACCGACCCGCTCTACAGAAATATTCCCTTTTACTACGGCCTGCACCAGGGAATTGGCTATGGTATTTTCTTCGACAATACTTTCCGCACCATCTTCGATTTTGGTAAGGAAAGAGAGAATACGACCAGTTTCTGGGCCAGAGGGGGTGAAATGAATTACTACTTCATTTATGGCCCTGAATTACTACAGGTAGCCGAAGGATATACAAAGATCACCGGAACGCCAGACCTGCCACCACTGTGGGCTTTGGGCTATCAGCAATGTCGCTGGAGCTATTACCCTGACAAGCGTGTCAGAGAAATCGCTGCTGAATTCCGTAAACGCGAAATTCCCTGTGATGTAATCCATCTTGACATCGATTACATGGAAGGTTTCCGTTGTTTTACCTGGAGTAAAGAAGGATTTCCCGAACCCGTGAAATTGATCAAAGACCTTGCTGCAATGGGTTTCAAGATCGTAGTGATCATTGACCCGGGTATAAAGGTAGATCCTGACTATGCAATTTACCAGCAGGGTATTCAGAAAGATTATTTCTGTAAGCGTGCAGATGGAGCACTCATGGAAGGCGATGTATGGCCGGGCAAATGCGTGTTCCCGGATTATACCAATCCCGAAGTGAGGAAATGGTGGGCTAGTCTGTTCAAAGGGCTTGTCGATACCGGTGTGCGTGGAGTGTGGAATGATATGAACGAACCAGCCGTTTTTGAAATGGGCTCCTTCCCAGAAGACGTTCGCCATGACTACGATGGCGAAGCAGTCAGTCATCGCAAGGCGCACAATATTTATGGTCACCTCATGAGCAAATCGACTGAAGCAGGTATGCGCAAATACCTCATGCCACACCGTCCGTTTGTGATCAGCCGTTCCTGCTACGCCGGTGCACAGCGCTGGACCTCTTTATGGACGGGCGATAACGTGAGCAGCTGGGATCACCTCTGGCTGGCTACTATTCAGGCACAGCGACTGGCAGTATCCGGTATTTCCTTTGTCGGCAGCGACATCGGTGGATTCATTGGCGAGCCTGATGGCGAACTGTATGTTCGCTGGGTACAGTTAGCGGTCTTCCATCCGCTCATGCGTACACACTCTGCCAGTAACGAAACCGGGTTTAACCAGGAACCATGGAGCTTTGGTGGCGAATACGAAGTAGTAGCAAAGAAGTTTATTCAGCTGCGCTACCAGCTATTACCTTACCTGTATACTACCTTCTGGCAATATAGCGTGAACGGCACACCGATGATGCGGCCGCTGGCTTTCGTGGATCAGCATGATGTACAAACGCATGACCGTACACACGAATTCATGTTGGGCGATAACCTGCTTATCAGTCATGTGAGCGAAAAAGGCATGAAGGAAAAAGAAGTGTACCTGCCGGAAGGACATTGGTATTATTACTGGAATGACCTGGTATATACAGGCAAACAATCTGTAAAAATTGCGACCCCTCTGGATGAGATGCCGTTGTTTGTAAAAGCAGGAGCTGTAATTCCGCATTATAACAAGATCCAGTATGTAGAGCAGCGTGACGCAGAAGAAATGATCCTGCATGTATATTATAGCGATGTGGTAGCGAGCAGCGTGCTCTACGAAGATGCGGGCGATCACTATGGTTATAAGAACGGACAGTATAACAATATCCGTTTCAAACAGGTATCTACAAAATCACAGTTTGAATTAAGGAAACGTTTCTTTGGTAATTATGATGCGGCATACAAGAAGCATCATATTTACATACATGGATTACCGTTCAAACCAAAGGAATACATCATAGATGGCAAGGCAGTAAAACTCTCCGCTGCCAATGCTACAGGTGGTATATTCAAGATTATTGCAGAACGTAAATTTGAGACGCTTGTGATCAGATAA
- a CDS encoding YCF48-related protein codes for MQKFGKALLLLHSVFFSHFFSTYAQQKLVIKSLETPPIASIRGMSVVNDSVVWVSGTGGQVGLTTDGGAHWKWMKVPEHDSADWRSLYAFSAWRALLLNAGSPAHLMMTADGGQTWQLKYEDTTKGIFFDDIDFLDNQQGFAIGDPIVPDSKMAYLITGDGGNTWMKRHFYVLAEAGEALFAASGTNMVNHYYGNSIVSGMVTGGKVSRFIGNFYNIVVLPITQGSPSKGAFSLALERDGKKGVIVGGDYLHEKDTTRNCVYTTDSGKSWKVSVAAPGGYRSCVVYVKNDVFITTGPSGTDISYDAGVHWEKISDEGFHVAGVSPNRQKIWLAGSRKLGIVELP; via the coding sequence ATGCAAAAATTCGGTAAAGCCTTACTGCTATTACATTCTGTATTCTTTTCCCATTTTTTTTCTACCTATGCACAGCAAAAGCTGGTGATTAAATCACTTGAAACCCCGCCTATAGCAAGTATCAGGGGAATGTCGGTGGTAAATGACTCCGTTGTGTGGGTGTCGGGCACCGGCGGACAGGTGGGTTTGACCACGGATGGAGGGGCACATTGGAAGTGGATGAAGGTACCTGAACATGATAGTGCGGATTGGCGCAGTTTATATGCATTTAGCGCATGGCGGGCGCTGCTGCTGAACGCTGGCTCTCCCGCACATTTGATGATGACGGCCGATGGTGGGCAAACCTGGCAGCTGAAATATGAGGATACGACAAAGGGCATTTTTTTTGATGATATCGATTTCCTGGATAACCAACAGGGATTTGCGATTGGAGACCCCATTGTCCCGGATAGTAAAATGGCCTATCTCATTACCGGCGATGGGGGGAATACCTGGATGAAAAGACATTTTTACGTTTTAGCTGAAGCCGGGGAAGCTCTTTTTGCCGCCAGTGGCACCAACATGGTCAATCACTATTACGGTAATTCAATCGTAAGTGGTATGGTCACGGGAGGAAAGGTAAGCAGGTTCATTGGCAATTTTTATAATATTGTTGTATTGCCAATTACACAGGGCAGCCCGAGCAAAGGTGCTTTCTCCCTGGCATTGGAACGCGATGGCAAAAAAGGTGTAATTGTAGGCGGAGACTACCTGCACGAAAAAGATACTACCAGGAATTGTGTATACACCACTGATTCTGGTAAGAGCTGGAAAGTGTCTGTTGCCGCCCCCGGGGGCTATCGTTCCTGTGTAGTATATGTGAAAAATGACGTGTTCATTACCACCGGCCCCTCAGGTACAGACATCAGTTATGATGCTGGGGTGCATTGGGAAAAGATCAGTGATGAAGGATTTCATGTAGCAGGTGTGTCGCCCAACAGGCAAAAGATCTGGCTGGCAGGTAGCCGGAAATTGGGCATCGTCGAGCTCCCTTAA
- a CDS encoding sensor histidine kinase gives MSLQRAAQIIRTILLFFLCTLPVTVLRAQEKPYIFDSYGVNEGLSQNSVYDILEDTQGFMWIATHDGVNRFDGYVFNEYRYNPSSREIAGQGKGNLGTRSNTGGRALINRFALKGYKGYSLYRNTRHQLILTHNYGISVYDEYRNSFENVLEDTTWANEGERDNGIKFRILGEDTALNALYVWRPAKGLYVLDYKTYAIRRLILYPPAMLRKGLSASAVIKDDNTIWMIFEAGELLGMNIKTLRVTTYCLPGITTHPVIRNLNSDTLIIASQGHVVLFNKKLNKYTPLTFDQHDEKDISFVPLCMELDQHGNVWIGGTDGIIVYNIKRNEIINHIVTFNGSETRSWNVVAYLYRDASDNMWVGTDGDGIKKYSPNKKVFNLYRSPFITHNMVRAVYKHDDGKLYVGLMHDGLDIYEKGGKWLERIPSDDGRNNIFPAKNLNAICREDFEHLWFHFSDMYIGLFNVHTHRFEDLTPSVKALGMPNQEDIYPFLFKRNTGEVYFNYGAYLLQMMPVGRSYKASIIHEFPNEVLTTYFEDFMGNKYVGTKVAVYVKKADSPAWGKIFLPPGTIVKSINKNAHKQLLVATSKGLFVLNERNEIIQHYNSYTFPSLVNDYFYGVLLDDKDRIWVSHNKGLSQINQVTDSITTYNYEDGLQSNEFNTGAFYKSTDGELFFGGIRGVNGFYPKDFRNNPSKPKVVIMRMEVLDKPYESDTALSLLRRIELPYNHNTIAIEFVPLEFTNPLKNKVQYKLDGADEDWVQAGTFRMARYTNLRPGTYTFNVRASNNDDILNSTPTTLEIVIRIPFWQSLWFRFLLLLLLLGVAYYFSTLYLDYKIRHEKLKLEKEQAVDQERARISSDMHDDLGSGLSTIRLLSEIAKRKIQDTNQTREIERISEAAGELVDKMSEIIWAMNSSNDSLENLIAYMRSFAADFLEHAHITHQFYIPESIPNIKLSGGTRRNIYLAVKESLHNVVKHAQATEVVIQIEMHKNMTIMLKDNGKGFDQEKVRLFGNGLKNIQKRMAAVGGSADISSDNGTRVFLDIPLI, from the coding sequence TTGTCATTGCAACGGGCGGCGCAGATAATAAGGACTATTTTATTGTTTTTCCTATGCACCTTACCAGTGACTGTGTTGCGGGCACAGGAAAAGCCGTATATTTTCGACTCTTACGGGGTGAATGAAGGACTTTCTCAAAATTCTGTGTACGACATCTTAGAGGATACCCAGGGTTTTATGTGGATTGCTACTCACGACGGTGTAAACCGGTTTGATGGCTATGTGTTCAACGAATACCGTTACAACCCCAGTTCCCGCGAGATAGCGGGGCAGGGGAAAGGCAACCTGGGTACCCGGAGCAACACTGGCGGCCGTGCCCTCATCAACCGTTTCGCGCTCAAGGGCTACAAGGGGTATTCCCTTTACCGCAATACCCGTCATCAGTTGATACTCACACATAACTACGGTATCAGCGTTTACGACGAATACCGCAACAGTTTTGAAAACGTACTGGAAGATACTACCTGGGCCAATGAAGGTGAGCGGGATAATGGTATCAAGTTCAGGATCCTTGGCGAAGACACGGCTCTCAATGCACTTTACGTGTGGCGCCCTGCCAAAGGTCTCTATGTACTCGACTACAAGACCTATGCTATCAGGAGACTGATCCTGTATCCGCCGGCTATGCTGCGCAAGGGCCTGTCCGCATCAGCGGTGATCAAAGATGACAATACGATCTGGATGATCTTTGAAGCAGGTGAACTGCTGGGGATGAATATCAAAACACTCCGCGTTACCACCTACTGTCTGCCTGGTATTACGACACATCCTGTAATCCGGAACCTGAATAGCGATACACTGATCATTGCCTCCCAGGGGCATGTGGTCCTCTTCAATAAAAAACTGAATAAGTATACACCACTCACTTTTGATCAGCACGATGAAAAAGACATTTCCTTCGTGCCCCTCTGCATGGAACTGGACCAGCATGGCAATGTGTGGATTGGTGGTACAGACGGGATCATCGTCTACAATATCAAACGCAACGAAATTATCAATCACATTGTCACCTTCAACGGCTCCGAAACCCGCAGCTGGAATGTGGTGGCCTACCTGTACCGCGATGCCAGTGATAATATGTGGGTAGGCACAGATGGTGACGGCATAAAAAAATATTCTCCGAATAAGAAGGTATTCAACCTGTACCGCTCCCCATTTATCACCCACAATATGGTTAGGGCCGTGTACAAACACGATGATGGCAAACTTTATGTAGGCCTCATGCACGACGGACTGGATATTTATGAGAAAGGAGGGAAGTGGCTGGAACGTATTCCATCTGATGACGGAAGGAACAATATCTTCCCCGCCAAAAACCTGAACGCTATCTGCCGCGAAGATTTTGAACACCTGTGGTTCCATTTCTCTGACATGTACATTGGTTTGTTCAATGTGCACACTCATCGTTTCGAGGATCTTACACCATCTGTAAAGGCCCTGGGTATGCCCAATCAGGAAGATATTTATCCATTCCTGTTCAAACGGAATACCGGGGAGGTGTACTTCAATTACGGCGCCTATTTGCTGCAGATGATGCCTGTAGGCAGAAGCTACAAAGCCTCTATCATACATGAGTTCCCGAACGAAGTACTCACTACCTATTTCGAGGATTTCATGGGGAATAAATACGTAGGTACCAAGGTGGCTGTGTATGTGAAAAAAGCGGATAGCCCGGCCTGGGGAAAGATTTTTTTACCTCCCGGCACTATCGTAAAATCTATTAATAAGAACGCGCATAAACAATTGCTGGTAGCGACATCCAAAGGATTGTTCGTGTTGAATGAAAGGAATGAGATCATCCAGCATTACAATAGTTACACATTCCCGTCACTGGTGAATGATTATTTCTACGGCGTATTACTTGACGATAAAGACCGCATCTGGGTAAGCCACAATAAAGGTCTCTCGCAGATCAACCAGGTGACGGATTCAATCACTACCTACAACTACGAGGATGGTCTGCAATCAAATGAATTCAATACCGGTGCATTTTATAAATCTACTGACGGCGAATTATTCTTCGGTGGTATCCGGGGCGTGAATGGCTTTTATCCAAAAGATTTCAGGAACAACCCCTCCAAACCGAAAGTTGTGATCATGCGCATGGAAGTGCTGGATAAACCGTATGAATCTGATACGGCGCTGTCTTTACTGCGCAGAATTGAATTACCTTACAACCACAATACGATCGCGATAGAATTCGTACCACTGGAATTTACCAATCCACTGAAGAACAAGGTGCAGTACAAACTGGATGGTGCGGATGAAGATTGGGTACAGGCAGGTACTTTCAGAATGGCGCGTTACACGAATTTGCGGCCGGGTACATACACCTTCAATGTACGTGCTTCTAATAACGACGATATCCTGAACAGCACGCCTACCACCCTGGAAATCGTGATCCGCATACCATTCTGGCAATCCCTGTGGTTCCGCTTCCTCTTATTATTGCTCCTGCTGGGTGTGGCGTATTATTTCTCAACGCTCTATCTCGATTACAAGATCCGGCATGAGAAACTAAAACTGGAGAAAGAACAGGCGGTCGACCAGGAAAGGGCCCGTATATCGAGCGATATGCACGATGACCTGGGTTCGGGTTTGTCTACCATCCGCCTGCTCAGTGAAATAGCGAAACGCAAAATTCAGGATACAAACCAGACCAGGGAGATAGAACGGATCTCGGAAGCAGCCGGGGAGCTGGTGGACAAAATGAGTGAAATAATCTGGGCGATGAACTCTTCAAATGATTCTTTGGAGAATTTGATCGCATATATGCGTAGCTTTGCAGCGGACTTTCTGGAACATGCACATATTACGCATCAGTTTTATATTCCGGAAAGCATACCCAATATCAAGTTAAGTGGCGGAACCCGGCGGAATATTTACCTTGCTGTGAAGGAATCCTTACACAATGTGGTAAAACATGCACAGGCTACTGAAGTAGTGATACAAATAGAAATGCATAAGAACATGACCATTATGCTAAAAGATAATGGTAAGGGCTTTGATCAGGAGAAAGTAAGATTGTTCGGAAACGGTTTGAAAAACATCCAGAAAAGGATGGCTGCGGTAGGAGGATCGGCTGATATCTCGTCAGACAATGGAACCAGAGTTTTCCTGGATATACCATTAATTTAA
- a CDS encoding response regulator transcription factor → MTVYSKKKSQDNMDIISVAIVEDNHDIRTAMELLINGSDGYACIGAFNNAETAVEQIPNLLPNVVLMDFNLPGGMNGIECIARLKNEYPDMHFMMLTVYEDDDKIFQALEAGASGYILKKTPPGELLEAIRDLHEGGSPMSSQIARRVVAYFQKQAKPNPALEALTSREKEILDQLSKGFLYKEIASNLFISIETVRRHVHNIYEKLHVRSRTDAVNKYYNR, encoded by the coding sequence ATGACTGTATACTCTAAGAAGAAATCGCAGGATAACATGGATATTATTTCCGTGGCGATTGTTGAAGATAACCATGATATTCGTACAGCCATGGAACTGTTGATCAATGGCTCTGATGGATATGCGTGTATTGGTGCCTTCAATAATGCGGAGACGGCCGTTGAACAGATCCCCAATTTGTTACCCAATGTAGTTTTGATGGATTTTAACCTGCCTGGCGGGATGAATGGTATTGAGTGCATTGCGCGGCTGAAAAACGAATATCCGGATATGCACTTTATGATGCTGACAGTGTATGAAGATGATGACAAGATCTTTCAGGCATTGGAAGCGGGCGCAAGTGGGTATATTTTGAAAAAGACACCTCCCGGTGAACTGCTGGAAGCGATCAGAGACCTCCATGAGGGAGGATCGCCCATGAGCTCACAGATTGCAAGAAGGGTAGTGGCGTATTTCCAGAAACAGGCAAAACCTAATCCGGCGCTGGAAGCCCTGACTTCCAGGGAGAAGGAGATCCTGGATCAGTTAAGCAAAGGATTTTTATACAAGGAGATCGCAAGCAATCTCTTTATCTCAATAGAAACGGTCAGACGACATGTGCATAATATCTATGAAAAACTGCATGTCAGAAGCCGTACCGACGCAGTCAATAAGTATTATAACAGATAA
- a CDS encoding DNA topoisomerase IV subunit B, translating to MANTDKKDLTAAAYTEDSIRSLDWREHIRLRPGMYIGKLGDGSSMDDGIYILLKEVVDNCIDEHTMGFGKQVDIKVTEHSVTIRDFGRGIPLGKVVDVVSKINTGAKYDSKAFQKSVGLNGVGTKAVNALSNYFRVESIRDGRSKVAEFERGILTKEYKEGPTKEPNGTLVTFTPDDTVFRNYRYIPEFLENQIWNYCFLNAGLTISFNDKKYVSKNGLLDLLQRKTNEDELRYPIIHLRGEDIEVAISHASQYGEEYYSFVNGQHTTQGGTHLAAFREAFVKTIRDFYKKDYEATDIRTSICAAISVRVQEPVFESQTKTKLGSLTVYENGPSMKAFVLEFLTKSLDDFLHKNPATADALKRRIEQSERERKELAGIKKLANERAKKANLHNRKLRDCRLHFNDEIPPRDKGDLENKRLNTTIFITEGDSASGSITKSRNVETQAVFSLRGKPLNSFGLTKKIVYENEEFNLLQHALNIEEGLDGLRYNRIVVATDADVDGMHIRLLLLTFFLQFFPDLVKNGHLYILETPLFRVRNKQHTIYCYSEEEKQKAIKKLGNKPEITRFKGLGEISPEEFGTFISDDMKVDPVILSKDTHIQKLLEYYMGKNTQTRQEFIIGNLRYEKDLIEEAE from the coding sequence ATGGCTAACACGGATAAGAAAGATCTAACAGCAGCAGCCTATACCGAAGACTCCATCCGCTCGCTCGACTGGCGCGAACACATCCGCCTTCGTCCAGGTATGTATATCGGTAAGCTGGGAGATGGTTCCAGTATGGACGATGGTATCTATATTTTGCTGAAAGAGGTGGTAGATAACTGTATTGACGAGCACACAATGGGTTTCGGCAAGCAGGTGGATATTAAAGTGACAGAACATAGTGTAACGATCCGCGACTTCGGGCGTGGTATTCCTCTCGGAAAAGTGGTAGACGTGGTGAGCAAGATCAACACCGGTGCCAAGTACGATAGCAAGGCCTTCCAGAAATCTGTAGGTCTGAACGGGGTGGGTACCAAAGCCGTCAATGCGCTTTCCAATTACTTCCGCGTAGAATCAATCCGCGACGGCCGCTCCAAGGTAGCCGAATTTGAGCGCGGGATACTCACCAAAGAATACAAGGAGGGGCCTACCAAAGAACCGAACGGTACCCTGGTAACCTTCACCCCCGATGATACTGTATTCCGCAATTACCGCTACATCCCAGAGTTCCTGGAAAACCAGATCTGGAACTATTGCTTCCTGAACGCTGGTCTCACCATCAGTTTCAACGATAAGAAATACGTCTCTAAAAATGGATTACTGGACCTGCTGCAGCGCAAAACCAACGAGGATGAGCTGCGCTACCCGATCATTCATTTAAGAGGGGAAGACATCGAAGTGGCCATTTCCCATGCCAGCCAGTACGGAGAGGAATACTACTCCTTCGTAAACGGGCAGCACACCACCCAGGGAGGTACGCACCTGGCCGCCTTCCGTGAAGCCTTTGTAAAGACCATAAGGGATTTCTATAAAAAAGACTACGAAGCTACCGACATCCGTACCTCTATCTGCGCGGCGATCTCCGTAAGGGTACAGGAACCGGTGTTCGAATCCCAAACCAAAACCAAGCTGGGTTCCCTCACCGTCTACGAAAACGGTCCTTCCATGAAGGCATTTGTACTGGAATTCCTCACCAAAAGCCTGGATGACTTCCTGCACAAAAACCCGGCAACCGCCGATGCCCTGAAGCGTCGTATCGAGCAGAGTGAACGTGAACGCAAAGAACTGGCCGGTATCAAGAAACTGGCAAACGAAAGGGCGAAGAAAGCCAACCTGCATAACCGCAAGCTGCGCGACTGCCGCCTGCACTTCAACGACGAAATTCCTCCAAGAGATAAAGGTGACCTGGAAAATAAACGCCTGAACACCACCATCTTCATTACAGAGGGTGATAGTGCCAGCGGTTCCATTACCAAGTCACGCAACGTAGAAACCCAGGCCGTATTCAGCCTTCGTGGTAAACCACTGAACAGTTTTGGGCTGACCAAGAAGATTGTATACGAAAATGAAGAGTTCAACCTGCTCCAGCATGCCCTGAACATCGAAGAAGGGCTGGATGGCCTGCGTTACAACAGGATCGTGGTAGCCACCGATGCCGATGTGGATGGTATGCACATCCGCCTGCTGCTGCTTACCTTCTTCCTGCAGTTCTTCCCGGACCTGGTGAAAAATGGTCACCTCTACATCCTGGAAACACCTCTCTTCCGCGTGCGTAACAAACAGCACACGATCTATTGCTACTCAGAGGAAGAAAAACAGAAAGCAATCAAAAAACTGGGCAATAAACCGGAAATTACCCGGTTCAAAGGTTTGGGAGAGATCTCACCTGAGGAATTTGGCACCTTCATCAGCGATGATATGAAGGTAGATCCGGTGATCCTGTCCAAGGATACACATATCCAGAAACTGCTGGAATACTATATGGGCAAAAACACCCAGACAAGGCAGGAATTTATTATTGGTAACCTCAGGTACGAAAAAGACCTGATTGAAGAAGCAGAATAA
- a CDS encoding DUF1835 domain-containing protein: MKKQNKDRMETVHIVFGESSVAPIQGAFELDEQLKGDILYFEDDLSIGPLFIIDTKDGQAGRRQWWNQLAGVEPAPAAPLLVENEAEAQPVEEETSPDPEKFKELKSRLKADPELQVWIWAGQNARDVSGYFWLVSQLYDFAGRIFIIYLNNLPFLNEKGGVFYPTHLHQILSKEFLKAKKLARAISLAEFELDGDEWSRLMNENAGIRLLEGGKKLRGEPVTFYDKDLLAASNAEFQKANKVINQVTGKMKYPVMDQYLGWRVKELVKQGKLESKGELKTSKDFEVKLV; the protein is encoded by the coding sequence TTGAAGAAGCAGAATAAAGACCGAATGGAAACTGTGCATATCGTATTTGGTGAGTCATCCGTAGCCCCCATTCAGGGCGCGTTTGAACTGGATGAGCAGCTGAAGGGAGACATCCTGTATTTTGAGGATGACCTGTCCATCGGCCCCCTGTTCATAATCGATACCAAAGATGGGCAGGCTGGTCGCCGCCAGTGGTGGAACCAGCTGGCTGGGGTAGAACCTGCACCTGCTGCGCCTTTACTGGTCGAAAACGAAGCGGAAGCGCAACCCGTGGAAGAGGAAACAAGCCCTGACCCGGAAAAGTTCAAAGAACTCAAATCACGCCTCAAAGCCGACCCCGAACTCCAGGTATGGATCTGGGCCGGACAGAATGCCCGCGACGTAAGCGGTTATTTCTGGCTGGTCAGTCAGCTCTACGATTTCGCAGGCCGTATCTTCATTATCTACCTCAACAACCTGCCTTTCCTGAATGAAAAAGGAGGCGTATTTTATCCCACCCACCTGCATCAGATCCTGTCTAAGGAGTTCCTGAAAGCAAAGAAACTGGCAAGGGCCATTTCCCTGGCAGAATTCGAACTGGACGGTGATGAATGGAGCCGCCTGATGAACGAAAACGCAGGTATCCGGCTGCTGGAAGGTGGCAAGAAACTGAGGGGAGAACCTGTTACATTCTACGATAAAGACCTGCTGGCAGCCAGCAACGCAGAATTTCAGAAAGCAAATAAAGTCATCAACCAGGTAACCGGGAAAATGAAATATCCTGTCATGGACCAATACCTGGGCTGGCGTGTGAAAGAACTGGTGAAACAGGGGAAACTGGAAAGTAAAGGCGAACTGAAAACGAGCAAAGACTTCGAAGTTAAACTGGTATAA